The following coding sequences are from one Saccopteryx bilineata isolate mSacBil1 chromosome 3, mSacBil1_pri_phased_curated, whole genome shotgun sequence window:
- the LOC136332076 gene encoding LOW QUALITY PROTEIN: sialic acid-binding Ig-like lectin 14 (The sequence of the model RefSeq protein was modified relative to this genomic sequence to represent the inferred CDS: substituted 1 base at 1 genomic stop codon) — translation MLLLLLWAGCLAQDPGFQLQVQESVTVQEGLCVYMPCDFSYPQDGWTDSTPALGYWFQKGAYPGQHDPVATNNPGHKVQEETKGRFQLLGDPRTYNCSLYIRDAQRRDTGTYFFRVERGSYARYNYGQTQLSVHVTDLTPDIQFQDILEAGHPKNVICMVPWACEWETPPVFSXVGVNFTSLGPQTPNSAVVTLTPTLQDHGANLTCRVTLQGGKMREKTIKLNVSYAPRNLTVRVFRGNSTVLEVLGNATSLRVQEGQSLRLVCETDGSPPARLSWSRGSVTLSPSKAWDPGVLELPQVVLADGGEFTCRAQHPRISYHISLNLAVQGVSSSCPHVCEEQQGSWPLVLTLIRGALMGTGFLLTYGLTWLYYTRLGAPRGEVREE, via the exons atgctactgctgctgctgtggGCAG GGTGTCTGGCTCAGGACCCAGGATTCCAGCTGCAGGTGCAGGAGTCCGTgacagtgcaggagggcctgTGTGTCTACATGCCCTGCGACTTCTCCTACCCCCAGGATGGCTGGACTGACTCCACTCCAGCTCTCGGCTACTGGTTCCAGAAAGGAGCCTACCCAGGCCAGCATGACCCTGTGGCCACAAACAACCCAGGTCATAAGGTGCAGGAGGAGACCAAGGGCCGATTCCAGCTCCTCGGGGACCCCCGGACCTACAACTGCTCCCTGTACATCAGAGACGCACAGAGAAGGGACACAGGAACATACTTCTTTAGGGTGGAGAGAGGGTCCTATGCGAGATATAATTACGGACAGACCCAGCTCTCTGTGCATGTGACAG atCTGACCCCTGACATCCAATTTCAGGATATCCTAGAAGCCGGCCACCCCAAGAACGTTATCTGCATGGTGCCGTGGGCCTGTGAGTGGGAGACACCACCGGTCTTCTCCTGAGTTGGGGTCAACTTCACCTCCCTGGgtccacagactcccaactccGCAGTGGTCACCCTCACACCAACACTTCAGGACCATGGCGCCAACCTCACCTGTCGAGTGACCTTGCAAGGCGGCAAGATGAGGGAGAAGACCATCAAACTCAACGTGTCCT ATGCCCCAAGGAATCTGACCGTCCGCGTGTTCCGGGGAAACAGCACAG TCCTCGAGGTCCTGGGCAATGCCACCTCCCTGCGAGTCCAGGAGGGACAGTCCCTGCGCTTGGTCTGTGAAACGGATGGCAGCCCTCCTGCCAGGCTGAGCTGGTCTCGGGGGAGCGTGACACTGAGCCCCTCCAAGGCCTGGGATCCCGGGGTCCTGGAGCTGCCCCAGGTGGTCTTGGCAGATGGAGGGGAGTTCACCTGCCGAGCTCAGCACCCACGGATCTCCTACCACATCTCCCTGAACCTCGCTGTGCAGG GTGTGTCTTCTTCCTGCCCCCATGTCTGTGAGGAGCAGCAGGGCTCCTGGCCCCTGGTCCTCACCCTGATCAGAGGGGCCCTCATGGGGACTGGCTTCCTCCTCACCTATGGCCTCACCTGGCTCTACTACACCAG GTTAGGGGCTCCCAGGGGAGAAGTCCGTGAGGAGTGA
- the LOC136332066 gene encoding sialic acid-binding Ig-like lectin 6 isoform X1, with protein MLLRLLLLLPVLWGGPLVQSSRYRLELQESVTVQESLCVFVPCKFSYPWTFYEPSHMFWFRNGVNTDNDLPVAAAEPEQKLQERTQGRFFLPRNPKSNNCSLTIRDVNMRDSGTYFFQIKRHFHTHFYTDKMLALQVTALTHTPDILIPGTLEAGHPSNLTCSVSWACEWGTPPIFSWTSVSHTSLGPRTILSSVITLTPRLQDNGTNLTCQVHFPATGVTVERTVQLNVTYAPQNTAISIFQGNSTALQILQNTTLSILEGEAMRLLCVAESNPPAELSWFRGSPALNATPISSTATLELPRVGTAEEGEFSCRAGHPLGSQTLSLNLFVFYPPQLLGPSCSWEDEGLHCSCSSRAQPAPSLRWRLGAGLLEGNHSNASCTVTSRSAGPWANSSLSLSRELSAGLRLSCEASNVHGAQSAAVLLLPGKQEPKAGGVLGVVGEAVIMVLALLSLCLCLIFRVKTCREKAAQPVQSMDNDMSPEVGSASGTCLSSFGPPLLSIQAHLHQLRTDSPSSPSDTGGASPIAEEKQELHYASLRFHNLKLQEQEDVNTEYSEIKTHK; from the exons ATGCTGTTGAGGCTACTGCTGCTGCTACCCGTGCTGTGGGGAG GGCCCTTGGTTCAGAGTTCAAGGTACCGGCTGGAACTACAGGAATCTGTGACAGTGCAGGAGAGCCTGTGTGTCTTTGTGCCGTGCAAATTTTCCTACCCCTGGACATTTTATGAACCCTCCCACATGTTTTGGTTCAGGAACGGAGTGAATACAGACAATGATCTTCCAGTGGCCGCAGCCGAACCAGAGCAGAAGCTGCAGGAGAGGACCCAGGGCCGGTTCTTCCTCCCCAGGAACCCCAAGTCCAACAACTGCTCCCTGACCATCAGGGATGTCAACATGAGGGACAGTGGGACCTACTTCTTTCAAATAAAACGTCACTTCCATACACACTTCTACACAGACAAAATGCTCGCTCTGCAAGTGACAG CCCTGACCCACACCCCCGACATCCTCATCCCAGGGACCCTGGAAGCAGGCCACCCCAGTAACCTGACCTGCTCTGTGTCCTGGGCCTGTGAGTGGGGCACACCCCCCATCTTCTCCTGGACGTCAGTCTCCCACacctctctgggccccaggaCCATTCTGTCCTCGGTGATCACCCTCACCCCACGGCTCCAAGACAACGGCACCAACCTCACCTGTCAGGTGCATTTTCCTGCAACTGGTGTGACCGTGGAGAGAACTGTCCAGCTCAATGTCACCT ATGCTCCACAGAACACGGCCATCAGCATCTTCCAAGGAAACAGCACAG CCCTGCAGATTCTGCAAAACACAACCCTTTCCATCCTGGAGGGCGAGGCTATGCGGCTGCTCTGTGTGGCTGAGAGCAACCCCCCTGCAGAGCTGAGCTGGTTCCGGGGGTCCCCAGCTCTGAACGCCACCCCCATCTCCAGCACCGCGACCCTGGAGCTGCCCCGTGTGGGGACTGCGGAAGAAGGGGAGTTCTCCTGCCGGGCTGGGCACCCGCTGGGCTCCCAGACTCTCTCTCTAAACCTCTTCGTGTTCT acCCCCCGCAGTTGCTGGGCCCCTCCTGCTCCTGGGAGGACGAAGGTCTCCATTGCAGCTGCTCCTCCCGAGCCCAGCCGGCCCCCTCCCTGCGCTggcggctgggggcggggctgctggaggggaaccaCAGCAATGCCTCCTGCACGGTCACCTCCCGCTCAGCGGGGCCCTGGGCCAAcagctccctgagcctcagccgGGAGCTCAGTGCCGGCCTCAGACTCAGTTGCGAGGCCAGCAATGTCCACGGGGCCCAGAGCGCCGCTGTCCTGCTGCTGCCAG GTAAACAAGAACCCAAGGCTGGCGGGGTCCTGGGAGTGGTCGGGGAAGCTGTCATCATGGTTCTGGCcctgctgtctctctgcctttgtctcaTCTTCAG AGTGAAGACCTGCAGGGAAAAAGCAGCCCAGCCAGTGCAGAGCATGGACAACGACATGAGCCCTGAGGTGGGCTCAGCCTCCGGG ACCTGTCTGAGCAGCTTTGGACCTCCTCTTCTTTCCATTCAGGCGCATCTACACCAGCTCCGGACAGATAGTCCTTCATCTCCCTCAGACACTGGTGGTGCTAGCCCCATTGCAGAAGAGAAACAGGAGCTCCACTATGCTTCCCTCAGATTTCACAATCTGAAGCTCCAGGAACAGGAAGATGTCAACACCGAGTACTCAGAGATCAAGACACACAAATGA
- the LOC136332066 gene encoding sialic acid-binding Ig-like lectin 6 isoform X3, whose protein sequence is MLLRLLLLLPVLWGGPLVQSSRYRLELQESVTVQESLCVFVPCKFSYPWTFYEPSHMFWFRNGVNTDNDLPVAAAEPEQKLQERTQGRFFLPRNPKSNNCSLTIRDVNMRDSGTYFFQIKRHFHTHFYTDKMLALQVTALTHTPDILIPGTLEAGHPSNLTCSVSWACEWGTPPIFSWTSVSHTSLGPRTILSSVITLTPRLQDNGTNLTCQVHFPATGVTVERTVQLNVTYAPQNTAISIFQGNSTALQILQNTTLSILEGEAMRLLCVAESNPPAELSWFRGSPALNATPISSTATLELPRVGTAEEGEFSCRAGHPLGSQTLSLNLFVFYPPQLLGPSCSWEDEGLHCSCSSRAQPAPSLRWRLGAGLLEGNHSNASCTVTSRSAGPWANSSLSLSRELSAGLRLSCEASNVHGAQSAAVLLLPGKQEPKAGGVLGVVGEAVIMVLALLSLCLCLIFRVKTCREKAAQPVQSMDNDMSPEVGSASGAHLHQLRTDSPSSPSDTGGASPIAEEKQELHYASLRFHNLKLQEQEDVNTEYSEIKTHK, encoded by the exons ATGCTGTTGAGGCTACTGCTGCTGCTACCCGTGCTGTGGGGAG GGCCCTTGGTTCAGAGTTCAAGGTACCGGCTGGAACTACAGGAATCTGTGACAGTGCAGGAGAGCCTGTGTGTCTTTGTGCCGTGCAAATTTTCCTACCCCTGGACATTTTATGAACCCTCCCACATGTTTTGGTTCAGGAACGGAGTGAATACAGACAATGATCTTCCAGTGGCCGCAGCCGAACCAGAGCAGAAGCTGCAGGAGAGGACCCAGGGCCGGTTCTTCCTCCCCAGGAACCCCAAGTCCAACAACTGCTCCCTGACCATCAGGGATGTCAACATGAGGGACAGTGGGACCTACTTCTTTCAAATAAAACGTCACTTCCATACACACTTCTACACAGACAAAATGCTCGCTCTGCAAGTGACAG CCCTGACCCACACCCCCGACATCCTCATCCCAGGGACCCTGGAAGCAGGCCACCCCAGTAACCTGACCTGCTCTGTGTCCTGGGCCTGTGAGTGGGGCACACCCCCCATCTTCTCCTGGACGTCAGTCTCCCACacctctctgggccccaggaCCATTCTGTCCTCGGTGATCACCCTCACCCCACGGCTCCAAGACAACGGCACCAACCTCACCTGTCAGGTGCATTTTCCTGCAACTGGTGTGACCGTGGAGAGAACTGTCCAGCTCAATGTCACCT ATGCTCCACAGAACACGGCCATCAGCATCTTCCAAGGAAACAGCACAG CCCTGCAGATTCTGCAAAACACAACCCTTTCCATCCTGGAGGGCGAGGCTATGCGGCTGCTCTGTGTGGCTGAGAGCAACCCCCCTGCAGAGCTGAGCTGGTTCCGGGGGTCCCCAGCTCTGAACGCCACCCCCATCTCCAGCACCGCGACCCTGGAGCTGCCCCGTGTGGGGACTGCGGAAGAAGGGGAGTTCTCCTGCCGGGCTGGGCACCCGCTGGGCTCCCAGACTCTCTCTCTAAACCTCTTCGTGTTCT acCCCCCGCAGTTGCTGGGCCCCTCCTGCTCCTGGGAGGACGAAGGTCTCCATTGCAGCTGCTCCTCCCGAGCCCAGCCGGCCCCCTCCCTGCGCTggcggctgggggcggggctgctggaggggaaccaCAGCAATGCCTCCTGCACGGTCACCTCCCGCTCAGCGGGGCCCTGGGCCAAcagctccctgagcctcagccgGGAGCTCAGTGCCGGCCTCAGACTCAGTTGCGAGGCCAGCAATGTCCACGGGGCCCAGAGCGCCGCTGTCCTGCTGCTGCCAG GTAAACAAGAACCCAAGGCTGGCGGGGTCCTGGGAGTGGTCGGGGAAGCTGTCATCATGGTTCTGGCcctgctgtctctctgcctttgtctcaTCTTCAG AGTGAAGACCTGCAGGGAAAAAGCAGCCCAGCCAGTGCAGAGCATGGACAACGACATGAGCCCTGAGGTGGGCTCAGCCTCCGGG GCGCATCTACACCAGCTCCGGACAGATAGTCCTTCATCTCCCTCAGACACTGGTGGTGCTAGCCCCATTGCAGAAGAGAAACAGGAGCTCCACTATGCTTCCCTCAGATTTCACAATCTGAAGCTCCAGGAACAGGAAGATGTCAACACCGAGTACTCAGAGATCAAGACACACAAATGA
- the LOC136332066 gene encoding sialic acid-binding Ig-like lectin 5 isoform X4 produces the protein MRDSGTYFFQIKRHFHTHFYTDKMLALQVTALTHTPDILIPGTLEAGHPSNLTCSVSWACEWGTPPIFSWTSVSHTSLGPRTILSSVITLTPRLQDNGTNLTCQVHFPATGVTVERTVQLNVTYAPQNTAISIFQGNSTALQILQNTTLSILEGEAMRLLCVAESNPPAELSWFRGSPALNATPISSTATLELPRVGTAEEGEFSCRAGHPLGSQTLSLNLFVFYPPQLLGPSCSWEDEGLHCSCSSRAQPAPSLRWRLGAGLLEGNHSNASCTVTSRSAGPWANSSLSLSRELSAGLRLSCEASNVHGAQSAAVLLLPGKQEPKAGGVLGVVGEAVIMVLALLSLCLCLIFRVKTCREKAAQPVQSMDNDMSPEVGSASGTCLSSFGPPLLSIQAHLHQLRTDSPSSPSDTGGASPIAEEKQELHYASLRFHNLKLQEQEDVNTEYSEIKTHK, from the exons ATGAGGGACAGTGGGACCTACTTCTTTCAAATAAAACGTCACTTCCATACACACTTCTACACAGACAAAATGCTCGCTCTGCAAGTGACAG CCCTGACCCACACCCCCGACATCCTCATCCCAGGGACCCTGGAAGCAGGCCACCCCAGTAACCTGACCTGCTCTGTGTCCTGGGCCTGTGAGTGGGGCACACCCCCCATCTTCTCCTGGACGTCAGTCTCCCACacctctctgggccccaggaCCATTCTGTCCTCGGTGATCACCCTCACCCCACGGCTCCAAGACAACGGCACCAACCTCACCTGTCAGGTGCATTTTCCTGCAACTGGTGTGACCGTGGAGAGAACTGTCCAGCTCAATGTCACCT ATGCTCCACAGAACACGGCCATCAGCATCTTCCAAGGAAACAGCACAG CCCTGCAGATTCTGCAAAACACAACCCTTTCCATCCTGGAGGGCGAGGCTATGCGGCTGCTCTGTGTGGCTGAGAGCAACCCCCCTGCAGAGCTGAGCTGGTTCCGGGGGTCCCCAGCTCTGAACGCCACCCCCATCTCCAGCACCGCGACCCTGGAGCTGCCCCGTGTGGGGACTGCGGAAGAAGGGGAGTTCTCCTGCCGGGCTGGGCACCCGCTGGGCTCCCAGACTCTCTCTCTAAACCTCTTCGTGTTCT acCCCCCGCAGTTGCTGGGCCCCTCCTGCTCCTGGGAGGACGAAGGTCTCCATTGCAGCTGCTCCTCCCGAGCCCAGCCGGCCCCCTCCCTGCGCTggcggctgggggcggggctgctggaggggaaccaCAGCAATGCCTCCTGCACGGTCACCTCCCGCTCAGCGGGGCCCTGGGCCAAcagctccctgagcctcagccgGGAGCTCAGTGCCGGCCTCAGACTCAGTTGCGAGGCCAGCAATGTCCACGGGGCCCAGAGCGCCGCTGTCCTGCTGCTGCCAG GTAAACAAGAACCCAAGGCTGGCGGGGTCCTGGGAGTGGTCGGGGAAGCTGTCATCATGGTTCTGGCcctgctgtctctctgcctttgtctcaTCTTCAG AGTGAAGACCTGCAGGGAAAAAGCAGCCCAGCCAGTGCAGAGCATGGACAACGACATGAGCCCTGAGGTGGGCTCAGCCTCCGGG ACCTGTCTGAGCAGCTTTGGACCTCCTCTTCTTTCCATTCAGGCGCATCTACACCAGCTCCGGACAGATAGTCCTTCATCTCCCTCAGACACTGGTGGTGCTAGCCCCATTGCAGAAGAGAAACAGGAGCTCCACTATGCTTCCCTCAGATTTCACAATCTGAAGCTCCAGGAACAGGAAGATGTCAACACCGAGTACTCAGAGATCAAGACACACAAATGA